One region of Azoarcus sp. CIB genomic DNA includes:
- the ptsP gene encoding phosphoenolpyruvate--protein phosphotransferase: MPFTIHGLPVSQGIAIGHVHLVSHAMLEVNHYHVAARYLPEEVERLNEAVATVQGELVGLKAAATAGQPHSEVGAFVDLQLMMLADPMLVEAARVLISERRCNAEWALVQQMELVVEQFDQIEDPYLRERKADVVQVVERIVKVLLGHPGHLPPKRRDGLGTIIVAHDLSPADTIGFRDHNIGGFVTDVGGPTSHTAIVARSLRIPAVVGLHHIRQLVEEDELLIIDGTRGVVIVSPDERIVEEYRLRRSELELERSKLNRLKDTRATTLDGEDVNLLANIEGPKDLNQVKAVNADGVGLYRTEFLFLGRDSLPDEDEQYEAYRTVLKSLQGKPVTIRTFDVGADKALNGVSARFEPNPALGLRAIRYSLAEPQMFMTQLRALLRASVHGQLRIMIPMLAHAHEIDQSLQLIAKAKAELDAEGLKYDPRVEIGGMIEVPAAALALGMFIRRLSFLSIGTNDLIQYTLAIDRSDEAVVHLYDPLHPAVLKLIAGTIQAGARFGLPVSVCGEMAGDPAYTLLLLGMGLRNFSMHPGHILEIKQQVLRADLNELAPRVQRILKMDEQSKVREAVMRLAS; this comes from the coding sequence ATGCCCTTCACGATCCACGGGCTCCCCGTCTCCCAGGGCATCGCGATCGGCCATGTGCATCTGGTGTCGCACGCGATGCTGGAGGTGAACCACTACCACGTCGCGGCGAGATACCTGCCCGAGGAAGTGGAGCGTCTGAACGAGGCGGTCGCCACCGTGCAGGGCGAGCTGGTGGGGCTGAAGGCCGCCGCGACGGCCGGCCAGCCGCACAGCGAGGTGGGCGCCTTCGTCGACCTGCAGCTGATGATGCTGGCCGACCCGATGCTGGTCGAGGCCGCGCGCGTTCTGATCTCCGAGCGGCGCTGCAATGCCGAGTGGGCGCTGGTGCAGCAGATGGAGCTCGTGGTCGAGCAGTTCGACCAGATCGAGGATCCTTACCTGCGCGAGCGCAAGGCTGACGTCGTGCAGGTGGTCGAGCGCATCGTGAAGGTGCTGCTGGGCCACCCCGGCCACCTGCCGCCGAAACGCCGCGACGGGCTGGGCACGATCATCGTCGCGCATGACCTGTCGCCGGCGGACACGATCGGCTTCCGCGACCACAACATCGGCGGCTTCGTGACCGACGTCGGCGGCCCGACGAGCCATACGGCGATCGTCGCGCGCAGCCTGCGCATCCCGGCCGTGGTCGGCCTGCACCATATCCGCCAGCTGGTCGAAGAAGACGAGCTGCTGATCATCGACGGCACGCGCGGCGTCGTGATCGTCTCGCCCGACGAGCGCATCGTCGAGGAATACCGCCTGCGCCGCAGCGAGCTGGAGCTGGAGCGCTCGAAGCTCAACCGCCTGAAGGACACGCGCGCGACGACGCTCGACGGCGAGGACGTTAACCTGCTGGCGAACATCGAGGGGCCGAAGGACCTGAACCAGGTGAAGGCCGTCAACGCCGACGGCGTGGGCCTGTACCGCACCGAGTTCCTGTTCTTGGGCCGCGACTCGCTGCCCGACGAGGACGAGCAGTACGAGGCTTACCGCACGGTGCTGAAGTCGCTGCAGGGCAAGCCGGTGACGATCCGCACTTTCGACGTCGGTGCCGACAAGGCGCTGAACGGCGTGAGCGCGCGCTTCGAGCCGAATCCGGCGCTGGGGCTGCGCGCGATCCGCTATTCGCTGGCCGAGCCGCAGATGTTCATGACGCAGTTGCGTGCGCTGCTGCGCGCCTCGGTGCATGGCCAGCTGCGCATCATGATCCCGATGCTCGCGCATGCGCACGAGATCGACCAGTCGCTGCAGTTGATCGCGAAGGCGAAGGCGGAGCTCGACGCGGAGGGCCTGAAGTACGACCCGCGCGTGGAGATCGGCGGAATGATCGAGGTGCCGGCGGCGGCGCTGGCGCTCGGGATGTTCATCCGCCGCCTGTCTTTCCTGTCGATCGGCACGAACGACCTGATCCAGTACACGCTCGCGATCGACCGTTCCGACGAGGCGGTCGTGCATCTCTACGACCCGCTGCACCCGGCGGTGCTGAAGCTGATTGCCGGCACGATCCAGGCGGGCGCGCGCTTCGGCCTGCCGGTGTCGGTGTGCGGCGAGATGGCGGGCGACCCGGCCTATACGCTGCTGCTGCTGGGCATGGGGCTGCGCAACTTCTCGATGCACCCGGGTCACATCCTCGAGATCAAGCAGCAGGTGCTGCGCGCCGACCTCAACGAACTGGCACCGCGCGTGCAGCGCATCCTGAAGATGGACGAGCAGTCCAAGGTGCGGGAAGCGGTGATGCGGCTCGCAAGTTGA
- a CDS encoding homoserine O-acetyltransferase encodes MIQPQSVGVVVPQRAHFAEPLPLRSGGTLPEYELVYETYGELNADRSNAVLVCHALSGSHHVAGHYADAPNNAGWWDNLVGPGKPLDTRKFFVIGVNNLGGCHGSTGPISINPATGQPWGADFPFVTVEDWVAAQARLADRLGIARFAAIVGGSLGGMQALSWSLQYPERVANAVVIASAPKLTAQNIAFNEVARQAILSDPEFYGGHYYAHGVVPTRGLKLARMVGHITYLSDDAMGDKFGRSLRHGKAIYSYDVEFEIESYLRYQGDKFAGFFDANTYLLATKALDYFDPAFEHGGNLPAALARATADFLVVSFSTDWRFSPARSREIVYALLHNQRNVSYAEIESDAGHDSFLLDEAQYHALLTAYFDRIKV; translated from the coding sequence ATGATCCAACCCCAATCCGTCGGAGTCGTCGTCCCGCAACGGGCGCACTTCGCCGAGCCGCTGCCGCTGCGCAGCGGGGGCACGCTGCCCGAATACGAGCTGGTCTACGAGACCTACGGCGAACTGAACGCGGACCGCAGCAATGCGGTGCTGGTGTGCCACGCGCTGTCGGGATCGCACCACGTCGCCGGCCACTATGCCGACGCGCCGAACAACGCCGGCTGGTGGGACAACCTCGTCGGCCCCGGCAAGCCGCTCGACACGCGCAAGTTCTTCGTCATCGGCGTGAACAACCTCGGCGGTTGCCACGGCTCGACCGGCCCGATCTCGATCAACCCGGCGACCGGCCAGCCGTGGGGCGCGGATTTCCCCTTCGTGACGGTCGAGGACTGGGTCGCGGCGCAGGCGCGGCTCGCCGACCGGCTGGGCATCGCCCGCTTCGCCGCGATCGTCGGCGGCAGCCTGGGTGGCATGCAGGCCCTGTCGTGGTCGCTGCAGTACCCGGAGCGCGTCGCCAACGCGGTGGTGATCGCGTCGGCGCCCAAGCTCACGGCGCAGAACATCGCGTTCAACGAGGTCGCGCGTCAGGCGATCCTGTCGGATCCGGAGTTCTACGGCGGTCACTACTACGCGCACGGCGTCGTGCCGACGCGCGGCCTGAAGCTCGCGCGCATGGTGGGCCACATCACCTATCTGTCCGATGACGCGATGGGCGACAAGTTCGGACGCAGCCTGCGCCACGGCAAGGCGATCTACAGCTACGACGTGGAGTTCGAGATCGAGTCCTACCTGCGCTACCAGGGCGACAAGTTCGCGGGTTTCTTCGACGCGAACACCTACCTGCTGGCGACCAAGGCGCTCGATTACTTCGACCCGGCCTTCGAGCACGGCGGCAACCTGCCGGCGGCGCTGGCGCGCGCGACGGCCGACTTCCTCGTCGTGTCTTTCAGCACCGACTGGCGCTTCTCGCCCGCGAGGAGCCGCGAGATCGTCTATGCGCTACTGCACAACCAGCGCAACGTGAGCTACGCGGAGATCGAGAGCGACGCGGGGCACGATTCCTTCCTGCTCGACGAAGCGCAGTACCACGCGCTGCTGACCGCCTACTTCGACCGCATCAAGGTTTAG
- the metW gene encoding methionine biosynthesis protein MetW, whose translation MSYRYDYEVITQWIAPGEKVLDLGCGDGSLLKHLGEVRQVQGYGVENDPDKLLACTRNGVNVIQMDMEKGLAGIEDGFFDHVIMSLSLQAMHNTQGILVEMLRVAREAVVSFPNFGYWRHRQSILNGRMPVSESLPHQWFNTPNVRFFTISDFDALCEMNGIAVRERLAFDEGKLILDEANFLASVAVYRLGRGA comes from the coding sequence ATGTCCTACCGTTACGACTACGAAGTCATCACCCAGTGGATCGCGCCGGGGGAGAAGGTGCTCGACCTCGGCTGCGGCGACGGCAGCCTCCTGAAGCATCTTGGGGAGGTGCGTCAGGTTCAGGGTTACGGCGTCGAGAACGACCCGGACAAGCTGCTCGCGTGCACGCGCAACGGCGTGAACGTGATCCAGATGGACATGGAGAAGGGGCTCGCGGGGATCGAGGACGGCTTCTTCGACCACGTGATCATGAGCCTGTCGCTGCAGGCGATGCACAACACGCAGGGCATCCTCGTCGAGATGCTGCGCGTTGCGCGCGAGGCGGTCGTGAGCTTCCCGAACTTCGGCTACTGGCGCCACCGCCAGAGCATCCTCAACGGCCGCATGCCGGTGTCGGAGAGCCTGCCGCACCAGTGGTTCAACACGCCCAACGTGCGCTTCTTCACGATCTCGGACTTCGATGCGCTGTGCGAGATGAACGGCATCGCAGTGCGCGAGCGCCTCGCCTTCGACGAGGGCAAGCTGATCCTCGACGAGGCGAACTTCCTTGCGAGCGTGGCGGTGTACCGGCTCGGCCGCGGCGCCTGA
- a CDS encoding AmpG family muropeptide MFS transporter gives MDALLNRRMLICIFTGFTSGLPLYLLLNLVPAWLKTEGLSLKAIGAFALIQFPYTWKFVWAPLLDRFGILPWLGRRRSWMLVSQLGLVGAIAWLGQLSPTENLKLVVALTAVLAFLSATQDIALDAFRRELLPELELGLGNAMHVNAYRIAGLVPGSLALILADRLPWSEVFVITALFMLPGVAMTLMVKEPAIAAGAPRTLRDAVVEPFREFFGRHGLQSALLVLTFIFFYKLGDSLCTALATPFYLDMGFTKTEIGLIAKNAGLWPSVIGGILGGIWMVKLGINRALWLFGVVQVASILGFVWLAWLGTAPSDAARLTALAIVISAEAAGVGLGTTAFVAYMARTTHPAYTATQLALFTSLMAVPRTFINASAGWLVERMGWYDFFWLCFFLALPGMLLLIRVAPWNGEAKAIAAAPGRA, from the coding sequence ATGGACGCCCTGCTCAACCGCCGGATGCTGATCTGCATCTTCACCGGCTTCACGTCGGGCCTGCCGCTGTACCTGCTGCTGAACCTGGTGCCGGCGTGGCTGAAGACCGAGGGGCTGTCGCTGAAGGCGATCGGGGCGTTCGCGCTGATCCAGTTCCCCTACACGTGGAAGTTCGTGTGGGCGCCGCTGCTGGACCGCTTCGGCATCCTGCCGTGGCTGGGGCGGCGGCGCAGCTGGATGCTGGTGTCGCAGCTGGGGCTGGTCGGGGCCATCGCCTGGCTGGGGCAGCTGTCGCCGACCGAAAACCTGAAGCTGGTGGTCGCGCTGACCGCGGTGCTCGCCTTCCTGTCGGCGACGCAGGACATCGCGCTGGATGCCTTCCGCCGAGAGCTCCTGCCCGAGCTGGAGCTGGGGCTGGGCAACGCGATGCACGTGAACGCCTACCGCATCGCCGGGCTGGTGCCGGGCTCGCTGGCGCTGATCCTCGCCGACCGCCTGCCGTGGAGCGAGGTGTTCGTGATCACGGCGCTGTTCATGCTGCCGGGGGTCGCGATGACGCTGATGGTGAAGGAGCCGGCGATCGCGGCCGGCGCGCCGCGCACGCTGCGCGACGCGGTGGTCGAGCCTTTCCGCGAGTTCTTCGGCCGCCACGGGCTGCAGTCGGCGCTGCTGGTGCTGACCTTCATCTTCTTCTACAAGCTCGGCGATTCGCTGTGCACGGCGCTGGCGACGCCGTTCTACCTCGACATGGGCTTCACCAAGACCGAGATCGGCCTGATCGCGAAGAACGCGGGCCTGTGGCCGTCGGTGATCGGCGGCATCCTCGGCGGGATCTGGATGGTGAAGCTGGGCATCAACCGTGCGCTGTGGCTGTTCGGCGTGGTGCAGGTCGCGAGCATCCTCGGTTTCGTATGGCTGGCGTGGCTGGGGACGGCCCCTTCGGACGCGGCACGCCTAACCGCGCTGGCGATCGTGATCTCGGCCGAGGCGGCGGGCGTCGGGCTGGGCACGACGGCCTTCGTCGCCTACATGGCGCGCACGACGCATCCCGCCTACACGGCGACCCAGCTGGCGCTTTTCACAAGCCTGATGGCGGTGCCGCGCACCTTCATCAACGCGTCGGCCGGCTGGTTGGTCGAGCGCATGGGCTGGTACGACTTTTTCTGGCTGTGCTTCTTCCTCGCGCTACCGGGGATGCTGCTGTTGATCCGCGTCGCGCCGTGGAACGGCGAGGCGAAGGCGATCGCGGCGGCGCCCGGACGCGCCTGA
- a CDS encoding uracil-DNA glycosylase family protein — MTTTTADSLIAAARALSGTLDAMRFAAPVSHVYNPLDYAWAIHEDYLRRYAAGRKRIVFLGMNPGPFGMAQTGVPFGEIDAVRDWLGLAGPVGKPAVENPKRPVEGFDCARSEVSGRRLWGLFRERFGTAEAFSAEHFVANYCPLAFFDGGRNLTPDKLPAAEAQPLLAACDEHLRRMIDALAPDWVIGIGAWAEARATTALDGRQLRIGRVLHPSPASPAANRGWSEAASRQLAELGIW; from the coding sequence ATGACCACGACTACTGCCGATTCCCTGATCGCCGCGGCGCGCGCGCTGTCGGGCACCCTGGACGCGATGCGCTTCGCCGCACCGGTGAGCCACGTCTACAACCCTCTCGATTATGCGTGGGCGATCCACGAGGACTACCTGCGCCGTTATGCGGCAGGCCGCAAGCGCATCGTGTTCCTGGGCATGAATCCGGGCCCCTTCGGCATGGCGCAGACCGGCGTGCCCTTCGGCGAGATCGACGCGGTGCGCGACTGGCTGGGGCTCGCGGGGCCGGTCGGCAAGCCGGCGGTGGAGAATCCCAAGCGCCCGGTCGAAGGCTTCGACTGCGCACGCTCGGAAGTGAGCGGACGACGCCTGTGGGGCCTGTTCCGCGAGCGCTTCGGCACCGCCGAGGCCTTTTCCGCGGAGCATTTCGTCGCCAACTACTGCCCGCTGGCCTTCTTCGACGGCGGCCGCAACCTGACGCCGGACAAGCTGCCGGCGGCCGAAGCTCAGCCGCTGCTCGCGGCCTGCGACGAGCACCTGCGCCGCATGATCGACGCACTTGCGCCCGACTGGGTGATCGGCATCGGCGCCTGGGCGGAAGCCCGTGCGACTACGGCGCTGGACGGGCGCCAGCTGCGCATCGGCCGCGTGCTGCACCCCAGCCCCGCGAGCCCGGCGGCGAACCGCGGCTGGTCGGAGGCGGCGAGCCGGCAGCTGGCCGAACTCGGAATCTGGTAA
- a CDS encoding DUF4255 domain-containing protein has protein sequence MASHLGILSVLQALRERLAIRMAARLGGNPQVEILGSQTLAGSPQPNTNTLGLYLHRVSVDPFSRNRHLPAAEGRRAPRPELPVNLHLLLIAWCTHTEEEIGYLAAAIQIIGGGLPLTSADVSLADPAWGAEDSVQVMPEEMSTEDLMRLWDSLPGDYRLSAPYLIKTVRLGPDIDPAEGPPVRTLVFPMDDRSGTGQ, from the coding sequence GTGGCGTCGCATCTCGGCATTCTGTCGGTTCTGCAGGCATTGCGCGAACGCCTTGCGATCCGCATGGCGGCGCGCCTGGGCGGCAACCCGCAGGTCGAGATCCTCGGCTCGCAGACGCTGGCCGGCAGCCCGCAGCCGAACACGAACACGCTCGGGCTGTACCTGCACCGCGTCTCGGTTGACCCCTTCAGCCGCAACCGCCACCTGCCGGCGGCCGAAGGCCGCCGCGCGCCGCGCCCGGAACTGCCGGTAAACCTGCACCTGCTGCTGATCGCGTGGTGCACGCATACCGAGGAGGAGATCGGCTATCTCGCCGCGGCGATCCAGATCATCGGCGGCGGGCTGCCGCTGACGAGCGCCGACGTGAGCCTCGCGGACCCGGCGTGGGGCGCCGAGGACAGCGTGCAGGTGATGCCCGAGGAGATGAGCACCGAGGACCTGATGCGCCTGTGGGACAGCCTGCCGGGCGACTACCGGTTGTCGGCGCCCTACCTGATCAAGACCGTGCGCCTCGGGCCGGACATCGACCCGGCCGAGGGGCCGCCGGTGCGCACGCTGGTGTTCCCGATGGACGACCGCAGCGGGACCGGGCAGTGA
- a CDS encoding phage tail sheath subtilisin-like domain-containing protein: protein MPEYLAPGVFVEETSFRNKSIEGVGTSVAALVGPTRSGPLRGVPEVMTSYADFERVFGDAQDLAIGEGGVGVPNYSAHAARAFFDNGGKQLFVARVVAGVNALGPDDDGKWPNAASKTDGAGDVQFFSRFPGKMGDYTLELRWRDSENLLRSETPKTATGESLYFLEATGVAVAAKATGAIANGAFPVDVKAVVKLDGANLAIQSNRAEIVSMADPDNPAPVAAGQLTALKPAELPANARLTRIFVRPPASGALAAGTSAELQLADVTNLAAYTGGVNWGDLKVLRGTLDAAGETFTVTGDTTLNPGVANPITLPLAALAAKPGAARSMIVLRSFDIDVRNGGKDGEVIRTYAGLSTAPTGATSLAAALPANPERRAEALSSPIACVLADGATGDDIQKALVAMCDAAALNPGASSLDEPRYLIALSGGSDGAEPSSTDYAGETDEIKGSTGLKALEGVEDVSIVMTPAAAESDEDVHTGVVMEVQKHCRRMRYRVGIVDSRFGQSISEVRAFAGQFDDTRLALYHPWVVIPDPTGTRRDLAVPPAGFIAGVYARTDVDRGVHKAPANEIVMGALRFEQQINAFQQELLNPNGINCLRSFAGRGHRVWGGRTLSSDPEWKYVNVRRYFLYLERSIEKSTQWAVFEPNGEALWANIRTSVEDFLFTEWRNGRLLGGTPKEAYFVRCDRSTMTQNDIDNGRMVCLVGVAALKPAEFVIFRIGQKTADA from the coding sequence ATGCCCGAGTACCTTGCACCTGGTGTCTTCGTCGAAGAGACGAGTTTCCGCAACAAGTCGATCGAAGGCGTCGGTACGAGCGTCGCGGCGCTGGTCGGGCCGACCCGCAGCGGGCCGCTGCGCGGCGTGCCCGAGGTGATGACGAGCTACGCGGATTTCGAGCGCGTCTTCGGCGACGCGCAGGATCTCGCGATCGGCGAAGGGGGTGTCGGCGTGCCGAACTATTCCGCGCATGCGGCGCGGGCCTTCTTCGACAACGGCGGCAAGCAGCTCTTCGTCGCCCGTGTCGTGGCGGGCGTGAATGCGCTCGGGCCGGACGATGACGGCAAGTGGCCGAACGCGGCGTCGAAAACCGACGGCGCGGGCGACGTGCAGTTCTTCAGCCGTTTCCCCGGCAAGATGGGCGATTACACGCTGGAACTGCGCTGGCGCGACAGCGAGAACCTGCTGCGCAGCGAGACGCCGAAGACCGCGACGGGCGAAAGCCTGTACTTCCTCGAGGCGACCGGCGTGGCGGTGGCGGCAAAGGCGACCGGCGCGATCGCGAATGGGGCCTTCCCCGTCGACGTGAAGGCGGTGGTGAAGCTCGACGGCGCGAACCTCGCGATCCAGAGCAATCGCGCCGAGATCGTGTCGATGGCCGACCCGGACAATCCGGCGCCGGTCGCCGCGGGCCAGCTGACCGCGCTGAAACCGGCCGAGCTGCCGGCGAACGCCCGCCTGACGCGCATCTTCGTGCGTCCGCCGGCCTCCGGGGCGCTCGCGGCAGGGACCTCGGCCGAGTTGCAGCTCGCGGACGTGACGAACCTCGCGGCTTACACCGGCGGCGTGAACTGGGGCGACCTGAAGGTGCTGCGCGGCACGCTGGACGCGGCCGGCGAGACCTTCACGGTGACCGGTGACACGACGCTCAACCCCGGCGTCGCGAATCCGATCACGCTGCCGCTCGCCGCGCTCGCGGCCAAGCCGGGCGCGGCGCGCTCGATGATCGTGCTGCGCAGCTTCGACATCGACGTGCGCAACGGCGGCAAGGACGGCGAAGTGATCCGCACCTACGCGGGCCTGAGCACGGCGCCGACCGGCGCGACGAGCCTCGCGGCAGCGCTGCCGGCGAACCCCGAGCGCCGCGCGGAGGCGCTGAGTTCGCCGATCGCCTGCGTGCTCGCCGACGGCGCGACCGGCGACGACATCCAGAAGGCGCTCGTCGCGATGTGCGACGCGGCGGCGCTCAACCCCGGCGCGAGCTCGCTCGACGAGCCGCGCTACCTGATCGCGCTGTCGGGCGGCAGCGACGGCGCCGAGCCGAGCTCGACCGACTATGCCGGCGAGACCGACGAGATCAAGGGCAGCACCGGCCTGAAGGCGCTCGAAGGGGTCGAAGACGTATCGATCGTGATGACGCCGGCCGCGGCCGAGTCCGACGAGGACGTGCACACGGGCGTCGTGATGGAGGTGCAGAAACACTGCCGGCGCATGCGCTACCGCGTCGGCATCGTCGATTCGCGCTTCGGCCAGAGCATCAGCGAGGTGCGTGCCTTCGCCGGCCAGTTCGACGACACGCGCCTGGCGCTGTACCACCCGTGGGTGGTGATTCCCGACCCGACCGGCACGCGGCGCGACCTCGCGGTGCCGCCCGCGGGCTTCATCGCCGGCGTGTATGCGCGCACCGACGTCGATCGCGGCGTGCACAAGGCGCCGGCGAACGAGATCGTGATGGGGGCGCTGCGCTTCGAGCAGCAGATCAACGCCTTCCAGCAGGAGCTCCTCAACCCCAACGGCATCAACTGCCTGCGCTCCTTCGCCGGCCGCGGCCACCGCGTGTGGGGCGGGCGCACGCTGTCGAGCGACCCAGAGTGGAAGTACGTGAACGTGCGGCGCTACTTCCTGTACCTGGAACGCTCGATCGAGAAATCCACGCAGTGGGCGGTGTTCGAACCGAACGGCGAGGCGCTGTGGGCCAACATCCGCACCAGCGTCGAGGACTTCCTGTTCACCGAGTGGCGCAACGGGCGCCTGCTGGGCGGCACGCCGAAGGAGGCCTACTTCGTGCGCTGCGACCGCTCGACGATGACGCAGAACGACATCGACAACGGCCGCATGGTGTGCCTCGTGGGCGTGGCGGCGCTGAAGCCCGCCGAGTTCGTGATCTTCCGCATCGGCCAGAAGACAGCCGACGCCTGA
- a CDS encoding phage tail protein, protein MAIFRETPYSAFNFLVDLEPGQGSEVRAGFSEVSGLNAEVTVAEYRAGNDRVNYVRKVPGIHKAGDVTLKRGVIGAQNLYEWLEKGRTGKLSEAKRDIVVKLQSEDRADTVVSWKLRGAMPIKWTGPTLTAKGGGDVAIEELVLSVETIEQE, encoded by the coding sequence ATGGCCATCTTTCGTGAAACACCCTATTCGGCGTTCAACTTCCTGGTCGATCTCGAACCGGGCCAGGGCAGCGAGGTGCGGGCGGGCTTCTCCGAGGTGTCGGGCCTCAACGCCGAGGTCACGGTCGCGGAGTACCGCGCCGGCAACGACCGCGTGAACTACGTGCGCAAGGTGCCGGGCATCCACAAGGCGGGTGACGTGACCCTGAAGCGCGGCGTGATCGGCGCGCAGAACCTCTACGAGTGGCTGGAGAAGGGGCGCACCGGCAAGCTCTCGGAGGCCAAGCGCGACATCGTCGTGAAGCTGCAGTCCGAGGACCGCGCCGACACCGTCGTGAGCTGGAAGCTGCGCGGCGCGATGCCGATCAAGTGGACCGGGCCGACGCTGACCGCGAAGGGCGGCGGCGACGTTGCGATCGAGGAGCTGGTGCTCTCCGTCGAGACGATCGAGCAGGAGTAA
- a CDS encoding phage tail protein, with translation MADAPREFIPFRFRVALYDGEGGNLLCRGAFSEVSGLEATMAPKALKEGGRNWGEVQLAGPTTFAPIILKRGITELADLWSWFDMSTRQSNYALRMSGTIDVFHPEDPDKPLLRWRITNALPTKFKGPDLSSTASQVAIEELQLVHEGLELERG, from the coding sequence ATGGCTGACGCGCCGCGCGAATTCATCCCCTTCCGCTTCCGCGTCGCGCTGTACGACGGCGAGGGCGGCAACCTGCTGTGCCGCGGCGCCTTCAGCGAGGTGTCGGGCCTGGAGGCGACGATGGCGCCCAAGGCGCTCAAGGAAGGCGGGCGCAACTGGGGCGAGGTGCAACTCGCGGGCCCGACGACCTTCGCGCCCATCATCCTCAAGCGCGGCATCACCGAGCTCGCCGACCTGTGGAGCTGGTTCGACATGAGCACGCGCCAGTCGAACTACGCGCTGCGCATGAGCGGCACGATCGACGTGTTCCACCCCGAGGATCCGGACAAGCCGCTGCTGCGCTGGCGCATCACCAACGCGCTGCCGACCAAGTTCAAGGGGCCGGACCTGTCCTCCACCGCCAGCCAGGTGGCGATCGAGGAGCTGCAGCTGGTGCATGAAGGCCTGGAACTCGAGCGCGGCTGA